One Oncorhynchus mykiss isolate Arlee unplaced genomic scaffold, USDA_OmykA_1.1 un_scaffold_121, whole genome shotgun sequence DNA segment encodes these proteins:
- the LOC110503177 gene encoding tripartite motif-containing protein 16-like: MAQQGVLLDQDQFCCSVCLDLLKEPVTTICGHSYCRICIDGCWDQDDLKGVYSCPQCRETFTPRPNLRKNNMLAELVEKLRKTGLQAAPPPALCYAGPGDVVCDVCTGTRKQKALMSCLACLASYCETHLQPHYESPAFKKHKLVKATAQLQEKICSHHDKLLEVYCRTDQQCICYLCTMDEHKGHDTVSAAAERTEKQRQLGMSQQKVQQRFQEREKELKELQQAVESFKRSAQSAVEDSDQIFTELIRSIERRSSEVKELIRAQEKAQVSQAEGLLEQLKQEIAELRKRSTELEQLSHTEDHIHFLQRYQSLSSISASSDLPSIVVRPLQYFGDVSKTVSELREKLEDFLKGEWTKISTTVNIVDVVLPPEPKTREQLLQYSCQLTLDPNTAHTHLSLSKGNRKVTFTRQVQPYPVHPDRFTNYWQVLCREGLSGRCYWEVEWTGDVVTAVSYKDISRTERGNDGGFGNNNKSWSFQCSGGVYRFIHNNVVTKVSGPQSSRVGVYLDHKAGTLSFYSVSDTMTLLHRVQTTFTQPLYPGFRIYYYNDTAELVKL, encoded by the exons ATGGCTCAACAGGGAGTTCTGCTGGACCAGGAccagttctgttgttctgtctgtctggatctacTGAAGGAGCCGGTCACTACTATCTGTGGACACAGTTACTGTAGAATCTGTATTGATGGCTGCTGGGATCAGGATGATCTGAAAGGGGTCTATAGCTGTCCTCAGTGCAGAGAGACCTTCACTCCAAGGCCTAATCTGAGGAAAAATAACATGTTGGCTGAGCTGGTGGAGAAACTGAGGAAGACAGGACTCCAGGCTGCTCCCCCTCCTGCTCTGTGCTAtgctggacctggagatgtggtgtgtgatgtctgcactgggaccagaaagcagaaagccctcatgtcctgtctggcgtgtctggcctcttactgtgagactcacctcCAACCTCACTATGAATCTCCTGCTTTCAAGAAGCACAAGCTGGTCAAGGCCACGGCACAACTACAGGAGAAGATCTGCTCTCATCATGacaaactgctggaggtttaCTGTCGTACCGATCAGCAGTGTATCTGTTATCTGTGTACAATGGATGAACATAAAGGCCATGATACAGTGtcagctgcagcagagaggactgAGAAACAG AGGCAGCTGGGGATGAGTCAGCAGAAGGTCCAGCAGagattccaggagagagagaaggagctgaaggagctccaacaggctgtggagtctttcaag cgctctgcacagtcagcagtggaggacagtgatcagatctttactgagctgatccgctccattgagagaaggagctctgaggtgaaggagctgatcagagcccaagagaaggctcaagtgagtcaagctgaaggactcctggagcaactgaagcaggagatagctgagctgaggaagagaagcactgagctggagcagctctcacacacagaggatcacatCCATTTCCTCCAG aggtatcagtctctctccagtatcagtgcatcttcagacttacccagcatcgttgtccgtcctcttcagtactttggagatgtgagtaagactgtgtctgaactgagagagaaactagaagacttccttaaaggagaatggaccaagatctccactacag tgaatatagtggatgttgtactgcctccagagcccaagaccagagaacagttgttacaat attcctgtcagctcacactggacccaaacacagcacacacacacctctctctgtctaaagggaacagaaaggtgacCTTTACACGCCAAGTCCAACCATATCCTGTCCATCCAGACAGATTCACCAACTACTGGCAGgttctgtgtagagagggtctgtctggacgctgttactgggaggtggagTGGACTGGTGATGTTGTTACAGCAGTCTCATATAAAGACAtcagcagaacagagagaggtaatGATGGTGGATTTGGAAACAATAACAAGTCCTGGAGTTTCCAGTGCTCTGGAGGTGTTTATCGGTTCATACACAATAATGTTGTGACTAAAGTATCAGGCCCTCAGTcctccagagtaggagtgtacctggatcacaaggcaggtactctgtccttctacagtgtctctgacacaatgaccctcctccacagagtccagaccacattcactcagcccctctatcctGGGTTTAGGATCTATTATTATAATGATactgctgagctggttaaactgtag